The Falsibacillus pallidus genome window below encodes:
- a CDS encoding very short patch repair endonuclease, with translation MTDNMSKENRSKTMKAIKSQSKLENRLTKELWKKGYRFRKNANDLYGKPDISIKKYKTVIFIDSCFWHVCPIHSNSPKTNTEYWGKKLLRNQQRDKEVSEFYVKNGWNIKRIWEHEIKQDINAVINDIANFINQAKDKENKKTLT, from the coding sequence ATGACCGATAATATGTCTAAAGAAAATAGAAGTAAAACAATGAAAGCAATTAAATCGCAATCGAAATTGGAGAATAGACTTACAAAGGAGTTATGGAAAAAAGGGTATCGATTCAGGAAAAACGCAAATGACCTATATGGGAAACCTGACATATCTATAAAAAAATATAAGACGGTTATATTTATTGATTCTTGTTTTTGGCATGTCTGCCCAATTCACAGCAATAGTCCCAAAACCAATACGGAATACTGGGGAAAAAAATTGCTAAGAAATCAACAACGAGATAAAGAAGTAAGTGAGTTTTACGTAAAGAATGGTTGGAACATTAAAAGAATATGGGAACATGAAATAAAGCAAGATATCAATGCAGTAATCAATGATATAGCAAATTTTATCAATCAGGCTAAAGATAAAGAGAATAAAAAAACCCTGACTTAA